In Chitinivibrio alkaliphilus ACht1, the genomic stretch GGAGAATGTTTGTTTTGGTAAACTCTTCCATCTCTCCAGCCATATCAACATCCCGAATTCGAGATTCCGCAGCTTGGAGATTCTCTGCAGAGTTGTCCGCGTTTTTAATCGTATGTTCCAATCTGTTCTGCAACGCCCCGAGGTTTGACCGCTCTTCCGATACCGAAAGGATAGCATCGTTGATGAGCTGGATTGCCACGGATTGGTCAGCAAGAATGTTGTTGTCTGCCACTTCGTGTACACCGAGGGCAGAAGCTTGCATATCGTTAATACTCAAGCTTATCACCTGTCCACTATTTGCCCCAACTTGGAAATGGAGACTTTCAGCGGTGCCGTCAAGCAGAGTTTGTGTGTTAAACTCAGTTTGCTCGGCAATACGGTCAATTTCCTCAGCAAGTTGTTCCACCTCAGCCTGTATGGCTTCGCGATCCTTGGTAACATTGGTGTCATTTGATGCTTGTACTGCCAGTTCACGCATTCGTTGAAGAATTGCGTGGGTTTCGTTGAGGGCCCCTTCGGCAGTTTGTATTAATGAAACCCCGTCTTGAGAGTTTCGAGAACCTTGCTGAAGGCCACGT encodes the following:
- a CDS encoding flagellin produces the protein MRINNNIMAMNANRQLGINSHNNSKSLEKLSSGFRINRAGDDAAGLAISEKMRGQVRGLQQGSRNSQDGVSLIQTAEGALNETHAILQRMRELAVQASNDTNVTKDREAIQAEVEQLAEEIDRIAEQTEFNTQTLLDGTAESLHFQVGANSGQVISLSINDMQASALGVHEVADNNILADQSVAIQLINDAILSVSEERSNLGALQNRLEHTIKNADNSAENLQAAESRIRDVDMAGEMEEFTKTNIL